One genomic segment of Betaproteobacteria bacterium includes these proteins:
- a CDS encoding TauD/TfdA family dioxygenase gives MSVEAVREALAPQTGAVDVAPLSIHIGAEIHGVDLSRPLPAEHVSAVRAALLRWKVVFFRDQSLDHGRHIAAARQFGETTAGHVVYGSDGEYPQIYSVAKNRKANRFQGQVLFRPWSGWHTDITAAINPPAASMLRGDIVPPYGGDTQFTNLVAAYNALSPVMRTFVDKLRGVHRFAPPPGVDETPE, from the coding sequence GAGCAGTCGATGTTGCTCCGCTTTCGATTCACATCGGTGCGGAGATCCACGGCGTCGATCTGTCGCGCCCTCTTCCGGCGGAGCACGTGAGCGCAGTGCGTGCTGCGCTGCTACGCTGGAAAGTGGTCTTTTTTCGCGATCAGTCGCTCGATCATGGCCGGCACATCGCAGCCGCGCGCCAGTTCGGCGAAACGACCGCCGGACATGTCGTCTACGGCAGCGACGGCGAGTACCCGCAGATTTATTCCGTGGCCAAGAACCGGAAAGCAAACAGGTTCCAGGGCCAGGTCCTGTTCCGGCCGTGGTCGGGCTGGCACACCGACATCACCGCGGCCATCAACCCGCCTGCCGCGTCCATGCTGCGCGGCGATATCGTGCCGCCCTATGGCGGCGACACCCAGTTCACGAACCTGGTCGCTGCCTACAACGCGCTGTCGCCTGTCATGCGGACATTCGTCGATAAACTGCGCGGCGTGCACCGATTCGCTCCGCCGCCGGGCGTGGACGAGACGCCGGAG